In Shouchella patagoniensis, the following are encoded in one genomic region:
- the nrdF gene encoding class 1b ribonucleoside-diphosphate reductase subunit beta, giving the protein MTHVYDAANWSKHEDDFTQMFYNQNVKQFWLPEEVALNGDLLTWKYLSPAEKDTYMKVLAGLTLLDTEQGNTGMPIVAEHVQGHQRKAVLNFMAMMENAVHAKSYSNIFITLATTEEINDVFDWVKENPRLQKKADTIVSIYKSIKSGDEISLFKAMVASVYLESFLFYSGFYYPLYFYGQGKLMQSGEIINLILRDEAIHGVYIGLLAQEIYNKQTPEKQSELQEYAIDLLKKLYKNELAYTEELYDPVGLSHDVKKFIRYNANKALMNLAFEPYFEDEEINPIVLNGLNTKTKSHDFFSMKGNGYKKATVEPLRDDDFFFPTEEGKVTQEQI; this is encoded by the coding sequence ATGACACACGTATATGACGCGGCCAATTGGTCCAAACATGAAGATGATTTTACACAAATGTTTTATAACCAAAATGTAAAACAGTTTTGGCTTCCAGAGGAAGTTGCCTTAAATGGCGACCTCCTCACTTGGAAGTACCTTTCACCTGCTGAAAAAGACACGTACATGAAGGTGCTCGCTGGCCTAACTCTTCTTGATACAGAGCAAGGAAATACGGGCATGCCGATTGTTGCTGAACATGTTCAAGGGCACCAGCGCAAAGCCGTTTTAAATTTTATGGCGATGATGGAAAACGCTGTTCATGCAAAATCTTATTCAAATATTTTTATTACACTCGCTACAACAGAAGAAATTAATGATGTCTTTGATTGGGTTAAAGAAAACCCACGTCTTCAGAAAAAGGCTGATACAATCGTTTCAATTTATAAATCAATTAAATCTGGTGATGAAATCTCACTATTTAAAGCAATGGTCGCATCCGTCTATCTAGAGAGCTTCTTGTTCTACAGCGGCTTTTATTATCCGCTTTACTTTTACGGACAAGGCAAACTTATGCAAAGCGGTGAGATCATTAACTTAATTCTTCGAGACGAAGCAATTCATGGAGTATACATTGGGTTGTTAGCACAAGAGATTTATAACAAACAAACTCCAGAAAAACAAAGTGAACTGCAAGAATATGCTATTGATCTCTTAAAGAAACTTTATAAAAACGAATTGGCTTACACTGAAGAATTGTATGATCCGGTTGGACTTTCACATGATGTGAAGAAATTTATTCGCTACAATGCGAATAAAGCGCTAATGAACTTAGCCTTTGAACCATATTTTGAAGACGAAGAAATCAATCCAATTGTATTAAATGGCTTAAATACAAAAACAAAATCCCATGACTTTTTCTCAATGAAAGGAAATGGCTATAAAAAAGCTACTGTTGAACCATTACGTGATGATGATTTCTTCTTTCCAACAGAAGAAGGTAAAGTGACTCAAGAGCAGATCTAA